One Fuerstiella marisgermanici DNA window includes the following coding sequences:
- a CDS encoding cadherin repeat domain-containing protein, whose product MLTVLFFALPHALFATDAASWDEDEAVGVVLPTDVAADTVVLRELWDPRLFENFQIEHECLEPAFQIDSNTGTVTVLPHTSFEGGAQFRFTVSARRRLPARNDQTLAKGPSLDSDFQQSLIESGVNVHDIRRLQRVRVSQSVAVFIQAPQKQRPVSTDAPPTGVSVSDKKLVNNVANAPTDAADSETSEDHSIETEMAAVPFTLFDYFPNPDVEPSVGEEEIAEEERSPALAAPATAMEHNELPQSVTSPPEEPSVVAASAVEAAAEAEIPITECAVSGVHGEGVQSLERTGHARYLPFLACCVLTAVCGFAVRRAINEAAPPGDFPPSMLQNSVDDAPPETSRDAHDADELTDSTLLELFLTPDTKAAGHGSTAAAALNATSEQSATVMTPYWSFDEQQTARDSRQVLRDTSRLFRDISRQAAADAVSSATLYRSPGRKLRIAVLSSLTATSLGIAICSMLGIVEWNLVNKLLLAATLVSAAEYHVFAQRWRRQTASEMSWKDGARTKIFPE is encoded by the coding sequence ATGCTGACAGTGCTGTTTTTTGCGTTGCCGCACGCGCTATTCGCGACCGATGCGGCGTCGTGGGACGAGGACGAGGCCGTTGGCGTTGTGCTACCGACCGATGTGGCCGCCGACACGGTGGTGCTGCGGGAATTGTGGGATCCGCGATTGTTCGAGAACTTTCAAATCGAACACGAGTGCCTGGAACCCGCATTCCAGATCGACAGCAACACCGGCACAGTTACCGTCCTGCCACATACCAGCTTTGAAGGCGGGGCACAGTTTCGCTTCACCGTTTCTGCTCGACGGCGACTGCCAGCCAGAAACGACCAGACGCTTGCGAAGGGACCGTCCCTGGATAGTGACTTTCAGCAGTCTCTGATCGAATCCGGCGTCAATGTCCACGACATTCGTCGGCTGCAGCGCGTGCGGGTTTCGCAAAGTGTCGCCGTTTTCATTCAGGCACCTCAGAAGCAACGACCAGTCAGCACAGATGCACCGCCGACTGGCGTGAGCGTCTCTGACAAGAAATTGGTCAACAACGTTGCGAACGCTCCAACGGATGCCGCTGATTCAGAGACTTCAGAGGATCATTCCATTGAAACAGAAATGGCGGCCGTACCATTCACGCTGTTCGATTATTTCCCGAATCCAGACGTCGAGCCCAGCGTTGGGGAAGAAGAAATAGCCGAGGAAGAACGATCGCCTGCCCTGGCGGCGCCTGCCACGGCAATGGAACACAACGAGTTGCCTCAAAGTGTCACCAGCCCGCCGGAAGAACCGAGCGTTGTCGCTGCGTCCGCCGTTGAAGCCGCCGCGGAGGCAGAAATTCCGATCACTGAATGTGCTGTTTCCGGTGTGCACGGCGAGGGCGTGCAATCGCTCGAACGCACTGGGCACGCTCGCTATCTGCCATTCCTCGCCTGCTGTGTTCTGACCGCAGTTTGCGGCTTTGCGGTTCGAAGGGCGATCAATGAGGCGGCGCCCCCCGGGGATTTCCCTCCCTCAATGCTGCAAAATTCGGTCGACGATGCACCGCCTGAAACTTCGCGTGACGCACATGACGCAGATGAACTCACGGATTCCACCCTGTTGGAATTGTTTCTGACGCCAGACACCAAAGCGGCGGGCCACGGTTCAACGGCGGCAGCTGCTTTAAATGCGACATCCGAACAGTCCGCGACGGTGATGACGCCCTATTGGTCATTCGACGAACAACAGACTGCTCGCGATTCGCGGCAGGTGCTACGAGACACGTCACGGCTGTTCCGAGATATTTCCCGACAGGCGGCAGCGGATGCCGTTTCGTCGGCTACGTTGTACCGATCGCCAGGGCGAAAACTTCGCATTGCCGTGCTTTCCTCGCTGACGGCCACCAGCCTCGGCATCGCCATCTGCAGCATGCTCGGCATCGTGGAATGGAATCTGGTCAACAAGCTGCTTCTGGCTGCCACACTGGTTTCCGCTGCCGAATACCACGTGTTCGCTCAACGGTGGAGGCGGCAGACAGCGTCGGAAATGAGCTGGAAAGACGGCGCGCGCACGAAGATTTTTCCTGAATAG
- the gap gene encoding type I glyceraldehyde-3-phosphate dehydrogenase has translation MSLKVGINGFGRIGRITFRALASRPDEFEVVAINDLGKPSDLANLLKYDSVHGRFQGTVETDGTDLIVNGKTIKVCAERDPGNLPWGDLGVDVALESTGFFTKRAADGKPGFDSHLKAGARKVVISAPATDPDLTVVLGVNDNQLTADHQCISNASCTTNCLAPMVKVLNEKFGLQHGLMTTVHAYTNDQKVADQLHSDPRRSRAAAINIIPTSTGAAKAVGLVLPEVAGKLTGYALRVPVPTGSATDLTAVLGKDVTAEDINAAMKAAAEGELKGVMEYTTDPIVSSDIIGNTHSCIFDGSFTNVVGGNMVKVLGWYDNEYGYSSRTVDLIKKIASL, from the coding sequence ATGTCACTTAAGGTTGGTATTAACGGTTTTGGTCGAATTGGTCGTATCACGTTTCGAGCGCTCGCGTCTCGGCCGGACGAATTTGAAGTTGTCGCCATCAACGACCTCGGCAAGCCTTCCGATCTGGCCAACCTGCTGAAATACGACAGCGTTCACGGCCGTTTTCAGGGAACTGTCGAAACCGACGGAACGGACCTGATCGTCAATGGAAAAACGATCAAAGTGTGTGCGGAACGCGATCCTGGCAATCTGCCATGGGGCGACCTTGGCGTAGACGTGGCTCTGGAATCGACCGGTTTCTTCACCAAGCGAGCCGCTGACGGCAAACCTGGTTTCGATTCTCACCTGAAAGCCGGTGCTCGCAAGGTTGTGATCTCTGCTCCAGCAACAGATCCGGACCTGACCGTTGTTCTGGGTGTCAACGACAACCAGTTGACTGCTGATCATCAGTGCATTTCTAACGCAAGCTGCACAACAAACTGTCTGGCTCCAATGGTGAAAGTGCTGAACGAAAAGTTCGGCCTGCAGCATGGTTTGATGACGACTGTGCATGCTTACACCAACGACCAGAAAGTGGCCGACCAGCTGCACAGCGATCCTCGCCGTTCGCGAGCTGCTGCGATCAATATCATTCCGACCTCAACCGGTGCAGCGAAAGCTGTCGGTCTGGTTCTTCCGGAAGTGGCTGGCAAACTGACCGGCTATGCTCTTCGAGTTCCCGTGCCAACCGGCAGTGCAACGGACCTGACAGCTGTGTTGGGCAAAGACGTTACGGCTGAAGACATCAACGCCGCAATGAAGGCTGCCGCAGAAGGTGAATTGAAGGGCGTGATGGAATACACGACCGACCCAATTGTTTCCAGCGACATCATTGGCAACACTCACAGCTGCATCTTCGACGGTTCGTTCACGAACGTTGTCGGTGGCAACATGGTCAAGGTCCTGGGCTGGTACGACAATGAATACGGCTACTCAAGCCGCACAGTAGACCTGATCAAGAAGATCGCCAGCCTGTAA
- the rpe gene encoding ribulose-phosphate 3-epimerase gives MLSRQKMLQHLRQHRPVIAPSMLKCDFGNLQAEVDRIDAANLPLYHWDVMDGHFVPNLSYGAMLIAATRKRTSTPFDVHLMISDPAAYVDEYVKAGCEAITFHLEAVPEPRELLQAIRKQDVVAGLAINPNTPFEAAEPFLQDCDLLLVMSVNPGFGGQAFMPEVLPKIQQARKIAGDELLISVDGGVAAETISDCAVAGADIFVAGSSIFDHDDYGIAGARLVSQAGSHVSATAKGS, from the coding sequence ATGTTATCAAGACAAAAGATGCTGCAGCATCTGAGGCAACACCGACCGGTGATCGCCCCATCGATGCTGAAGTGCGACTTTGGAAATCTGCAGGCCGAGGTCGATCGCATCGATGCTGCGAATCTGCCGCTATACCACTGGGACGTCATGGATGGGCACTTTGTTCCCAACCTGTCCTACGGAGCGATGTTGATTGCTGCAACTCGCAAACGCACATCGACGCCATTTGACGTGCATCTGATGATCTCCGACCCGGCCGCGTATGTTGATGAATACGTGAAGGCAGGTTGCGAAGCCATTACCTTCCATCTGGAAGCGGTGCCCGAACCACGCGAGCTACTGCAGGCAATCCGAAAACAGGACGTCGTTGCCGGATTGGCCATCAATCCGAACACGCCATTCGAAGCCGCTGAGCCGTTTCTGCAGGATTGCGATTTGCTGTTGGTGATGAGTGTGAATCCGGGATTCGGCGGGCAGGCATTCATGCCTGAGGTCCTTCCTAAGATTCAGCAGGCTCGCAAAATCGCGGGCGACGAACTCTTGATTTCCGTGGACGGCGGCGTTGCTGCCGAAACAATATCTGATTGTGCAGTTGCAGGAGCAGACATCTTTGTCGCAGGCAGTTCCATCTTCGACCATGACGATTACGGGATCGCTGGTGCACGGCTGGTCTCACAAGCTGGCAGCCACGTTTCGGCCACCGCGAAAGGGAGTTGA
- a CDS encoding histidine phosphatase family protein, giving the protein MSTIVLIRPGCTDYDEQSRLLGALEMPMNDAGLAQVQKIIRHLQQNEVKLEAIFASPFDPASSTARAIAESQPGAKVKELEELRNVDQGLWQGLPEADVRKRYPRVFRSGREKPQTICPPEGESLNDGCERIQKVLNKGIRKYDVFAVVVADPIATVIRCTLQDRCPTVASCLCGEDDRPAVEVFQAESFDFNSFLKSEQCSDPAPVTTDAVAVTAATTGSDQADSGTQESAS; this is encoded by the coding sequence ATGTCAACCATCGTTTTAATTCGCCCTGGATGCACCGACTACGACGAACAGTCGCGGCTATTGGGTGCTTTAGAAATGCCCATGAACGACGCCGGTCTGGCTCAGGTGCAGAAGATTATTCGGCATCTTCAGCAGAATGAGGTGAAGCTCGAGGCTATTTTTGCGTCACCATTCGACCCCGCCAGCAGCACAGCTCGCGCGATTGCCGAATCGCAGCCAGGCGCCAAAGTCAAAGAACTGGAAGAACTTAGAAACGTCGATCAGGGCTTGTGGCAGGGACTTCCTGAGGCCGATGTACGAAAACGTTACCCGCGCGTGTTTCGCAGCGGGCGGGAAAAGCCGCAAACGATCTGTCCGCCCGAAGGCGAATCGTTAAACGATGGCTGCGAACGCATCCAAAAGGTGCTGAACAAGGGCATTCGCAAATACGATGTGTTTGCCGTGGTCGTGGCTGACCCGATTGCCACTGTCATCCGTTGCACCTTACAGGATCGATGCCCAACGGTGGCGTCCTGTTTGTGCGGCGAAGATGACCGGCCTGCTGTCGAAGTGTTTCAGGCCGAATCGTTTGACTTCAATTCTTTTTTGAAATCCGAACAGTGCAGTGACCCCGCCCCCGTCACCACCGACGCTGTGGCGGTAACCGCTGCGACAACCGGCTCAGATCAGGCCGACTCGGGCACTCAGGAATCTGCATCATGA
- the accD gene encoding acetyl-CoA carboxylase, carboxyltransferase subunit beta, whose translation MTTTDKTGQRSWLQDMKRPKRGVPEGLWLRCDGCSATVFRNQVEENLNLCPECDHHFYVSTATRIKQLLDPDSFEEWYADLMPGDPLGFADRKPYKERLAAEQKRTGMTDACTVGRGYMRGRPLVYAMTDSAFIMGSMGSVVGEKLCRAVEQATEKSLPLVIVSGSGGGARMHEGIISLMQMGKVSAALARFRKARGLFISVLTNPTMGGVAASFASLGDVVVAEPNALVGFAGPRVVQATCKIDLPDGFQTSEFLLKHGFIDRIIHRSQLRTELARIIDYCAH comes from the coding sequence ATGACGACAACAGACAAAACCGGACAGCGGTCCTGGCTGCAAGATATGAAACGACCAAAACGAGGCGTCCCGGAAGGTCTTTGGCTGCGATGCGATGGTTGCAGTGCCACTGTCTTTCGCAATCAGGTCGAAGAAAACCTGAATCTGTGCCCGGAGTGCGACCACCACTTTTACGTCTCGACGGCCACACGCATCAAGCAGCTTCTGGACCCGGACAGTTTTGAAGAATGGTACGCTGACCTGATGCCCGGCGACCCGCTGGGTTTTGCGGATCGCAAACCCTACAAAGAACGACTCGCCGCCGAACAGAAGCGCACCGGTATGACCGACGCCTGCACGGTTGGTCGAGGCTACATGCGAGGTCGACCGTTGGTGTACGCGATGACGGATTCGGCGTTCATCATGGGCAGCATGGGCTCCGTGGTCGGCGAAAAGTTGTGCCGTGCCGTCGAGCAAGCCACTGAGAAATCACTCCCGTTGGTCATCGTCAGCGGCTCCGGCGGTGGAGCTCGTATGCACGAAGGCATTATCTCGCTGATGCAGATGGGAAAAGTCTCCGCCGCGCTGGCACGCTTCCGCAAGGCTCGAGGATTGTTCATCTCGGTACTGACCAATCCCACGATGGGTGGCGTGGCCGCCAGCTTCGCGTCTTTAGGCGACGTCGTGGTGGCGGAGCCGAACGCATTGGTTGGCTTTGCGGGGCCACGAGTTGTGCAGGCGACCTGTAAGATCGATCTTCCTGACGGCTTTCAGACCAGCGAATTTCTGCTGAAGCACGGTTTCATCGACCGCATCATCCACCGTTCGCAGCTACGCACAGAACTGGCTCGCATCATCGACTACTGCGCGCACTAA
- a CDS encoding putative 2OG-Fe(II) oxygenase — MNQFSETASPMHFHSGDISGVMYLKVPAIESGHEQKNYISGRKAGYINFLIGGKQRFARSLISFRPVVGNFFVFPAWLLHGAEPFQGSGVRRSLAFNASVHE, encoded by the coding sequence GTGAATCAGTTTTCCGAAACCGCCAGCCCAATGCATTTTCATAGCGGCGATATTTCCGGCGTCATGTACCTGAAAGTGCCGGCGATCGAATCGGGACACGAACAGAAGAACTATATTTCCGGTCGCAAGGCTGGCTACATCAACTTTCTCATCGGCGGCAAGCAGCGGTTCGCTCGATCACTCATCAGCTTTCGTCCTGTGGTCGGTAATTTTTTTGTCTTCCCTGCATGGCTACTGCACGGCGCTGAGCCGTTTCAGGGTTCCGGAGTTCGCCGCAGTCTGGCATTCAATGCGAGTGTGCATGAATAG